Sequence from the Fragaria vesca subsp. vesca linkage group LG4, FraVesHawaii_1.0, whole genome shotgun sequence genome:
GAAAAGACAGGAGATGAACTCTCCTTTGCTCCACAAGAGGTAGATGGGTCTACGTCTTCAGTATCATTTTCACCTCGTAACTGTGAACAACGCTCCAACTTAGAGCCGAAATCACCTGTGCATTCTTCCTTAACTGTTTCTCCATCAGAACCAACTACACCCTTATCATCTTTTATCTCGACATTAACCCCATTATCCTCAACCCCATCAACAGACAGAGCATCACATCCATGGTCTGATCTATCAGTATCAACCCTCAAATCATTTGAGTTCTTTTTCTGCAACTCATCAAATGCTTCACATATTTCCTTCACCGCTTGGGAAAAATACTTTGATTTGCCTTGACAGCGAGCTGATATTTTACTTTTTGAATCACTAGTGAATGCCTGAATATCTACAGGTGCAACAAAAGCTCTGTGGAGTTGGTAAAAAGGAGCAAACAGAGCATCAGTAGCAGTCAATCTGACCAAAGGACAAATATAAAACGGATTTTCAAAAAGAAAATCGAAAGTATAGGAAAACAAAACACAAAACCACAAATTACACAGTAAGCGCTTTACGCCATTACACAAAATCTACACGCAATCCTACTTCAAGCAGAAAATATCAGCAGCAATTATGCTATAAACAATTAATGTTGCTTAATATTTGTATCAGAAACATACTTTTTCTAAAGAGGACAGATTACTGTAACCATAAACCACAACATTATATACAGAGACTCAGCAAATTAAAGGCTGTATGGTAGCCCCTACCCAAATAATACCACTCCAGATGATCAGCAATCGCAGAGCCAAATAGACACCCTAAAATAATTCAAACACACAAAACCCCATGTTCAACTTTGTGACATCTTTCTTCAGAAAACACAGAACCACCAGGCCCAACCCAAAAAAAAAAAGCAGAAAAGCAAAGCAACACCTCTCCAGCCTAAGGGCACTTTCAAGTGAACTATCCTACATTTTTTTTCCCAAATAAGAAACCAGAAATTCATCAGAGCAAAATGAACAAATAGTTGCTATCCGAACATTTCTACATTCCTATATGATTCTGAGTGACTTGAGCTTTTCTATTCTAGACAATTCATGAGAATTTATATTCAATTCTAATTAAAAACTAGCCTCTAAATACCACATTCAAAACATACAGGTCCTCTTTAACACTATCCCCAATCTACCATTTGAAGATAATATCTTACAACAATTTATGGGTAAAGCCTGAGCTGCATAGTTTCTGAGATATCTGCTCTAAGTTATTTGATACTGAAGTCTTCTGTTTTGTCAAGAAACACATGTATAGCAGGTAGTTGAAACTAAATGTACACATGTGACTAAAAGTCGATATACTCACATCTCTTCTGTTCCAAAGAATTGCACAAAATACTTCTTAGGATCAGGGACTTTCTGCCAATCTTCAGGCTTGCTGATCTGAAAATTCGAATCACAGAATAACTACTTCAAATACCAATCACAAGAGCGGCACAGACTAAAAAATTCAACAGAGATATAATTCTAAACAAATAACCAACACTCCAAAACGTGTCAATCAACGAAAAGTTCGGATACTTGCATGACCATACTCTAAACTATAAATTACTTTATGAAACAAATGACCAAGTACTTGATTAAAAGGAAAACACAACCAGCCTATAGATTTGCCTGGAACAGGATGGGTATCCAATTCAATGATTTCAGTACAAGATATCCGAAATGAGCGAAACGAACAAGCTTCACTATGATAACTAAACTAATGCCAGCACAAAAGAGCTCCAACAATTCGGTAATCAATCATCACGTTCTTAGTAGCCAAAGTATGAGCACAAATATGAACAAGCAACTCAAAAGGCAAAGCAGAATCCGAATAGGAAAGCGAAAGCGAAAGAGGATCAAATTGAGAGGTTACCTTGGCGGGCCAGAAGGGGTGACCCTTGACCTTGGCGAGGACAAGATCGCCGAGGCTCAGCTGCGCCTTGTTCTTAGCCTTGTTCGCTCCGCGTCTACGCGACGGAGCCATGGCCTGGGCGCCGCAATCTTAGAAAGCAAGACGAAAACCCTAATTGAAATCGAATCGCGGAAGCAAAGTACGGACGGGGAATCCCCCCGACGGAATTGGAATCTCAGGCAGGCGGCGGCGGCTGACGGCCGATGGAAGTTCCGGCGCCGGAGCTAACTAGGTCACCGGAGGGGAGACGAGTGCATTCAGAATCGTCGAGTGTGTGACAGAGAGAGAGATTGAGGCGGTCGAAGAGCGAAGAGCGAGAGAGAGAGAGGTTGTAGATTTTGTGAAAAAAAGAAAAGAAAAAGAAAAGGGAGGGCTTGGGCTTTGGGGTTGGAGTTGGGCAGCAATACGAACACCACTGGGACATATCGGTCATTTTCGCCCTTCTATCTCTCTTTTTATATTTTGTTTTCTTTTTTTGTTCTAATTTCCTAAAGGAGAGTCCAGGTAGGAGTCATGGTTCTACCTGGTGTCGGTGTATATTACACATAGATAATTCCTTTTAATTTTTGTCTTGTAAAGAAATAACTAAAAATGTGAAAGCAAAAATTACAAAGATACACACAAGATCTAACGTCATTATTACCAAGAGACTGCACTTCTCTATTTTATAAGGAGCATGCAAGCTAAAAATTAGCAGAATTGGCGTCACAAAAGAGCAGAACATACTGAAGTTCCGAAATGAAGGATTCGGTCGAAAGAAATCATGTTAAATTCAAAGATGTAGATTAGGACAGATTAAAAAACCAAACTTCAAAAGAGCTATGTCCTCACTGAGACCTAAATCTCTGAAGCTAGTTTGAACTCTTATCCTTTTCTTTGCTTTCTTTGCCTTCTTTGCCAACAGCATCAGTGACCAGAGCCATTGGTCTTTCATCAATCACTTCATCAATTATTCCAAACTTCTTGGCCTCTTCTGGGGTCATGAAGTAATCCCTATCCATATTCTTCTCAATTATCTCTTTTGACTGTCCTGTATGCTTTGAATACAATGCATTGAGTGAATCCCACACACGGACAATCTGCTTTGTGTGAATCGTCATATCTTTTGCTTGTCCACTGTACCCACCTGAAGGCTGATGAATCATAATCGTCGCATTGGGTAGTGACCGCCTCTCACCCTTGGCACCCGCAGCTAAGAGAAGTGAAGCCATTGATGCAGCTTGGCCCAAACAAATTGTATTGATTGGAGACCGTATGTACTGCATAGTATCATAAATTGCAAGACCTGTGTACACCAAAAGAAACTAGACATCACAACCACGAATAGGGTTGTGTCATGCATTCATGCAATGTTTCACCTCACTCAAAGGTATCTTTTAATAGTTTCGGAAAGAAGAGAAAGGAGAACTAAATTTGTAGGTGTCATGCATTCATGCAATGTTTCACCTCACTCAAAGGTATCTTTTAATAGTTTCGGAAAGAAGAGAAAGGAGAACTAAATTTGTAGGTGTACGTTACAGGTACTTCCAACTCTAACCCTTATCAATCTAGCACCAACAACTCCTAACTAAACTAGATTTTTTTTGTTTGTGTGTGTGTTATAGGGCTGTCATTTGTGGGAAGTATGATGGACGATATTCGAAACGAGGACCAGACTGAA
This genomic interval carries:
- the LOC101291620 gene encoding ATP-dependent Clp protease proteolytic subunit 2, mitochondrial-like, which codes for MMRSLISGAKLVATSRARWGTTTRCYSLIPMVIEHSSRGERAYDIFSRLLKERIICINGPINDDTAHVVVAQLLFLESENPSKPIHMYLNSPGGHVTAGLAIYDTMQYIRSPINTICLGQAASMASLLLAAGAKGERRSLPNATIMIHQPSGGYSGQAKDMTIHTKQIVRVWDSLNALYSKHTGQSKEIIEKNMDRDYFMTPEEAKKFGIIDEVIDERPMALVTDAVGKEGKESKEKDKSSN